In Methanosarcina barkeri MS, a single window of DNA contains:
- a CDS encoding MarR family transcriptional regulator, with translation MDSMEKIFGKTAQMTVLKNLIKNQNEPTYLSGIAEETGLSHSSVSRVITPLVLSGIVQEKPLGKQIRTFQLNMDNEATGVIIDFYSKINQILN, from the coding sequence ATGGATTCAATGGAAAAAATATTTGGAAAAACCGCACAGATGACAGTTCTTAAGAACTTGATAAAAAACCAGAACGAACCAACCTATCTTTCAGGGATAGCTGAAGAAACTGGTCTGTCTCATTCCAGCGTATCAAGAGTTATTACACCTTTGGTTCTTTCAGGTATTGTTCAGGAAAAACCCCTGGGTAAGCAAATCCGAACTTTCCAACTGAACATGGACAATGAGGCAACTGGTGTTATCATAGATTTTTACAGCAAAATTAATCAGATACTGAACTAA